The sequence CGAATGaacaacattataattaccgtatagcgggctATTTTCGAGGTTTGACCCAGAAAAACGAAAATATAGTGCCTCGAACTTTGGTTTACATTTAGTATtgaaacctctctactgtaggggtgtggtcatttgaaccacTATCCTCAAAAAAAAAATCCTCGAAATGTTTAGTTTAGTTTagcaatccgcgaaaatttagtACCTCAAAAAAACTCGCTACACGGTATATActcacattataattatgcacgaCACTACTACAGATTGACACAAGCAATCatcctaattatagttacatgtTGTATGACTTTTGTTTTACATCGTACCAGATATCAATGTCCATCTTAGAAGATTTCTTTGCGCTAGGTGAGATAGATTCCTCAGGCTGTTGTGCTCTGATGAACTTGTGGCCATCTTTGAACTCTCGCTCGAGAAACTTGATCACTTCTCGAGCAGCATAATTGTCTCGTCCTTTCTTCATACTGTCCAACTCCTCAATGGCTGTATGAAAAAAGTGTGTATGCTAAAATTTATTACAAGTATACTTACTCGACTTAGCAATCACAAAGATAAATTTCTCAGAGGTGAGAAGCTTTTTGACAAGATGGAGTCCAGTACAAAGTGAGTGAGCATCTGGTACGAGGTAGGGTGTGAAGAAAGTTGcttgcttctttgctgacacCTCGAGAGTGGCCACTTCATGCtgtagagggggggggggggtaaagatcacacacatgcatgcacatgcacaaacaacTCTGGCTGAATGACCTTACCTGTAGTTTCTGTTGAGCCATTGCATTCATTAACTTGGAGCGTTGTAACTGTGCCTACATGTGTATGCAATTAGAACAAGGCTGGTACGTAGTGAAAACATGAAGTACTGTATCAGTGACAGCAGGCagatgtatatacgtatgtatatatgagagataattatactgacttgtTTTTCTTGCTCTAACTCTTTTTCTTTAGCTCTTTTCTCATCAATCTGCTGTTTCTGTGCCGCCCCGATGAACTTGTTAGTAAGGAGATCCCACGAGAACGAGGGGACAGTCTAAGCACAGTATAAAAGTGTAACATGCAGTCACCCATTCTCAATACAATAAATGAACTCACTCTGAGATCAGCAACAAAACGGCCAAACGTTGTGCAATAGCGGACTCTCTGTGCAGCCTACAAGATGAGATgcttcataataataataatatacctCTACACATACTGTAGGCTGACTGACACACACCTGCATgctaatattatatatacgtatattataTAACTTAgctcacatgcacataattattgtagctgatACATACCTGCTTGGTGCTGGTTAGCTCAGAGTGTGAATTGTATACCAAACTAGCCTGGTAGCCAACTAGAGGTGGGAACCCTCTCAGAGCTATGTCCTCCAGTAAGGCAAAGTTGGTGAACTGCTCATCAATCTTGGCAGAGTCATCTAAGGGAGAACACATGCACCATCAACTAACGGCAAAGaacagtacacatgcatgcacactgaccTAAGCAAGACAGTTCGTCTTCGCTGGGAAGGAAGTTTATAAGAGATGCCAGATGAGACCAGATACCAGACAAGCCCTGTGTGTATAAATTAACAAATAGGAATACTAATAAAGCTATCATAGAATACACAGTACAGAAAGATTCTAGTCACGTTCGTTTATTACAAATTAATAGTTGTAAGAAATTCAGCATGTGATACAACACCTATGTATAGAAATACAACAAACATACGTCACTTTCAATTACCTGTGTACTAGTAGCCACTGCAATTGGATAGGATTGTACCCACTCCATAAACACCCTCAAGGACATCAAGTAGCTCTCCTCAGCAACCAAACagcacacactgtacacaatagACTGATGTCCGGTCTTCTCCATCAAATACAGTAAACCATTGTCAACTGACGTGGTGGGGTCTTGTTTAACTGACGAATCGATAGCATGGGAAGAAGGTACCAAAGATCCACTTGCAGTGTGAGGAAGCTCAGATTCGGTTTTCGCTTCTTCAAGTTTTGGCCTCGGAGCGTTGCTGAAGTTTGCGGCAAGGATGATTTGTCTTTTTGCTTTTTTCTGTACCGAGGCAGGTGACATGCCGCCTGCCGCTAAAGGCTGAGATGTGTTGGGAGGAGTTTTCTCCAGAGAAGGCAGTTTGTCCTTAGTGCCCTCGTCCTCTGAAGAGCTGCAATCTGAGAGCCTCTCGAGCATCTCCAGATCATCTTCCCCGAGGGTGTTAGACAGGTCCATAGAGAGGGTGTCATCATCACTGGCTGTGGACTCGTCATCACTGCTACTGAGAACTTCACATTCCTCCTCACTGGAGTCATTCTTATCACCACCTCTCCTTCGCCTTCGCCGAGTGAGCACTTTACGCAATCGTTTCTTCTTTTTCTCAACCATTTTCTTCTCTTCGGCCTGCTGCTTTGTTTTGGCCTGCTTTTGTTTTGAGATATCAGTAGCTCCTTTAGCTACTTCAGTAGCTGCACTCGAAGCAGTGACTTGAGACACATCGAATTTCACCTTTTGTAAAATTTCCACCATGCTGTCTCCTTGATCTAAGTATTGATCGAGAGGGGGGGCGGTTTGACCCGCTGGGGTAGCTAAGGCAACTGCTGTTGTGAGGAGGAGAGTGAGTCTCCTATGTGCATAGTGGAGCAGTTGAGAGAAGACAGAGAGAGCAAAAGAAGTGGCCGAGGTGGTGAACGTTGAGCCTGGGTGGGTGGAGGAGGGACTGAATTTGGTAATTATCACCAAAATAACAAATTGTACACAATTAATTGAGCCATCTTTACATGACTACaatcaagagtagatataTAAGAGTACCATCAATACAAGTTATTAAGGGTACACAaacagggctgcatccaggatttggGGTTAGGGGGGCAAATTGGGCAAATAAAAAATGTAGGGGGGGGGCGAACCCTCTGCGGCGTATGCTTCAGTGCACGTCAAACTAAGAGGGTCTGGGGGCATGCTCCCCCGGAAAAATTGGGCCTTAGATCGATTCTGGTGCAATTTTAGCTCACAAGTAATTAAATTATATGCCTATTAATGAATCTGCCTGATCCTAGGGGGGGGGCAAATTACCCCCATCAATGGAGCCCTGGTAAAGTTGAACTCACCAAGTGATCGAAGAGTGTGTGAGGCTAGAACGGCCAGTGCACACATCTTCAACATAACATCGTGAGGTATAGACTCGTGTACTTCATACTGCTCCTGGTTGGTAGAGGAATGGATGTCAGATCTAAGAGCAGCCATCACTGTCACAGTAGCAGTACTGGCTAGCAGTGCTAAATCGTGGTCTAGGCAATCTTCTAGACTGCTGTTGATAGCTCTACACAGTTTCTCAAGCTCCTTCTCATTTATTGAACTTAACACAGACCTGCAGTAAGTCAGACAACAGTACATATTTCTTAAAGAATAAAACGTTTCAATTCAAGAGCAATCATTGATCTAACAAAATGCATCTTAAAATGCATAACTCAATAAGTTATACCACGTTAGCTATCAATAGGTCAATTTCAGAAAAATGATAGTAATTATACAACcaatcactgatctaaacacatcattagatacgtacactgtattatattaataatactataattaattttactgcagAGGGGTGTTATTAACAACACCTACATAAGCCATCTTTGCTATGGTAGAGGAGGACTGTACTTACTTTTCAGTAGGCTGGAGCATCTGTTGCAGACGGAGAAACCTAACCAGCAAGAGATCACGCGTAAATTCCCTGCACAGAGAAACACAGAgaaaataaattatatatcgtatgttttgcgagcatcaaacacaaGCGAATTTTGCAAGCGTTGATTACTTAGAACCGCAAAAACCGCAAAAACCACAAAAACCTATACTGGCACTGGTatgacacacgatccttgccaaagcgcaatagttagattgcaaTAGGTCAAATTTCTGCTAATGTGGCTTATTAGCAAAGATTACTCAcgttcaaaataattattctaaaatGGTGAACTTAGAGAGCATTGCCAGTATTAAGTACCTAATATCCTGCTCAGTGGTGGTTTCCAGTTTTCTCTCGATTGTTTCCAGTCGGTTTTGGTTCTTCTCGTAGATACGGGTGAGGTTTGAGAGAGAACCAGAGAAAGGTTGAGAGGAGGTCACACTGCAATAgaaggggagggaggggggaggttAGGAAGGATGGAGTGGATAACATGAAAGGTTGGGGGATAACATGTGGGTAACAATTTCCTGTTTAATGAGACCAGAACGGCAGTCATGCACACTATAATGTTTTGGCATTGAGACCatactcatacacacacaatacttAGAAGGTTATTTATTGTCCCTGACAACCACCCCTCAAGagatgcacacacactatagaCTCCCTGACAACCACCCCTCAAAagatgcacatgcacacacactatatagaCTCCCTGTCAACCACCATGCAGTCTAAACAAAACCACAGTCCCTTGTACACCTGGCTATTACAGTACCATACAACTGTTATAGAAGCGTCTACTCTCTCCTCAACCTATTAATTCCTATTATAGACACTGTCTAGTAGATATACAGTATGCTCATTCCTGCTTGCCAAAGAGTTGCTCAGTGAAGCATGACAACAAACAGCTCAAGGGGAAATTAGCAGCAGCTATACAAAGACCTCAATGAAAGCAGAAGACTGCTAACTACGAAATAGGACACCACTGTCTGGAAGTCTTGTATGCCTCTCATGTAACTCATCAATTTCAGAACTGAAGCGTGAAATCAAGGAATGTAACGAGGGTATGAATGAATAGTAAGACTAGACACTTTGCCAAGGggcatacgtacatgtacgtatcgCACATTTTTGTTTGACCATTTTCGACCTACCTTCTCTGATAGTAGTAGGCTGCATCCAGCTGCTCGTTCCTGTTGCCGACCAGCGCAGCTAGCTGATTGTAGCTAGCACCTGCGCAAAAAAGAACACTTTGACTACATTGTATGTTTGTACTAACGATATCACCAAATATCGATAATGATGTCTCATgccttgcataattatacactatgtACGTATATAAGAGAGTGAAAAAATTACTTCAAATTAAGTAAGTGAGTCTCTACTTACCCAAAAAGGCTCAAATTTATGCTAGAATAATCTACCAATCCCCGCTGTACAGGATACAGTTTGTTGCTACGCAGGGTACCTTGGCTTGGGTCCAGTGCTATAGCGTGATGGTAGTAGGCAACAGCTGTGTAGTGGTTCCCGCCCACTGTGACCTGGTAGCGGGCTGTATGAGCGTGGTGAGTTTCAATACCCGGAATCATAACAGCGGGTTAGCAGGCACACTTTGTCATGGTAACAGACATACCACAAGAATAATGTTCATTTACACAAGGCAGAACACAGTCTaatgcatggtggtcatggaTCTGATAAACAGATAATCCTGTGTGCAGATCTGGAAACGTTTATTACTAGAACGGTTTCATAACTTGTAGACACAGTACGAACATGTTGTTAGCACTACAGGTGTTTGTAGGCTAAACATTTGAGTATATTGAGCATCGTATAATTTAAGAGGTTTCCTAGTAACCCATAAAGACGGCTACAGCTACGCACATCCAGGATATAAATCACGAATAAGGATGGCAGATATCACCAAAAAGACAAAATATCTAGAGCAGGATAAGGCTGAATATTACCTCATCTTctcccccacaccccacaccacaACAGACTATACACAGCACCACAACAGCATTCTTAATACAATAGCaatcacatacacatgcaatattTCTCCCTAGGCAAACTGAGTACCAAAGCTGAATACCGGGAGTACTCAAAACTGTCATCAATTTCCATGTAGATCACACTGTTAGCCTTCTTCTTCCAAGGCTATAAGCAGGTTTCACTGTGCCATGTGCCATGCAGCTTAATGCTCTACAAAAAATATATGGAGTAATGATATCTACGGGCAGCGCCCACACCCAATTCTCAGGCTCACATTATCAGCTCTCCCAACTTCACACAAAACAAATTCGCTCTCTTTTCAGGACAACTATAAACGATGCATCATTATAACTTTCATTCCAGGATTGTAAGATGAGTCATTCCAACAGTTGCCAGACAATAAGCAGTGGCTCATGTGACCAGCAACAGAGGAACGCCACAAGCACCCTAATCTCAACCGCTCTCTGGGTTCAGTTGACAAAACGTGATTACTGTAAATGCCAATAGCCTCGTATTTTAGTCCAAGGAGGCCATTCTTCGCATTCCACTGTTTCCAGATACGCCTAAGTATTAGATACACCTTGAATTCTCCTTGTGGAAGACAATGCGCACATCTTAATATCATTACACCAGACAAATCCACTAGACAGAAATTTGCAGTGTTGTACTCGCAATAACAAGAAAATCGAATTTGCTTCCAGTTTACAATAACATTCCTGTACCAATAGCCCAAACACTTAATAGTGCCTCGAATAAATAATAAAGAACCAAAAATCATTCGATGACTTATTGTGACCATTTCGTTAGCAGTTTAATTAGATGAACATTATTATGGGTTCTGTTTAGACCTCCTTTGCTGCTCAGTGTACAAACAGTCCACCCTGATTGAAATGCTTTTCTCCACACAACAGAAATTGATAATTATCACTCCCAGTAGAGGAAGAGAAACCCTGTCAGAATACTATACCCCAACCTGCGTTGCTAGGAGCTGAGGGATAGGTCATCAAGGaaacctagctagctactatactATAGTTGAAAGGCAGAAAGCAAAAGTTACGCATTTATAGACATGGTAATATAATCGATGTTGGCTCTAACTCACTAATATTCCTACAGAACTGTTTGTTATACAGTAGACACTTTGACAA comes from Halichondria panicea chromosome 7, odHalPani1.1, whole genome shotgun sequence and encodes:
- the LOC135339006 gene encoding nonsense-mediated mRNA decay factor SMG5-like isoform X3; the encoded protein is MCIDYYCTLLEKLEERTGVGPNNTDAADFKTAGLKWLKDVYYQCFIHLGDLARYQVTVGGNHYTAVAYYHHAIALDPSQGASYNQLAALVGNRNEQLDAAYYYQRSVTSSQPFSGSLSNLTRIYEKNQNRLETIERKLETTTEQDIREFTRDLLLVRFLRLQQMLQPTEKSVLSSINEKELEKLCRAINSSLEDCLDHDLALLASTATVTVMAALRSDIHSSTNQEQYEVHESIPHDVMLKMCALAVLASHTLRSLGSTFTTSATSFALSVFSQLLHYAHRRLTLLLTTAVALATPAGQTAPPLDQYLDQGDSMVEILQKVKFDVSQVTASSAATEVAKGATDISKQKQAKTKQQAEEKKMVEKKKKRLRKVLTRRRRRRGGDKNDSSEEECEVLSSSDDESTASDDDTLSMDLSNTLGEDDLEMLERLSDCSSSEDEGTKDKLPSLEKTPPNTSQPLAAGGMSPASVQKKAKRQIILAANFSNAPRPKLEEAKTESELPHTASGSLVPSSHAIDSSVKQDPTTSVDNGLLYLMEKTGHQSIVYSVCCLVAEESYLMSLRVFMEWVQSYPIAVATSTQGLSGIWSHLASLINFLPSEDELSCLDDSAKIDEQFTNFALLEDIALRGFPPLVGYQASLVYNSHSELTSTKQAAQRVRYCTTFGRFVADLRTVPSFSWDLLTNKFIGAAQKQQIDEKRAKEKELEQEKQAQLQRSKLMNAMAQQKLQHEVATLEVSAKKQATFFTPYLVPDAHSLCTGLHLVKKLLTSEKFIFVIAKSTIEELDSMKKGRDNYAAREVIKFLEREFKDGHKFIRAQQPEESISPSAKKSSKMDIDIWHLDRLIDCAVYYNQSFSESGQDKTAVTLLLHKKLLKTVEDPGPTDSDQLMQVVHSAWQHGVELDSVMNFHSKWQKKESTKRK
- the LOC135339006 gene encoding nonsense-mediated mRNA decay factor SMG5-like isoform X1; the protein is MASSAEKEGKRLLRHAWEYGQRIERESHLCNHARDLFGTELQALRKKLRDKSLQVILLGTSHSRKAEELQWKKSAYNVVQKCKAISEAVDGVSPLCTSYRNHLEMCIDYYCTLLEKLEERTGVGPNNTDAADFKTAGLKWLKDVYYQCFIHLGDLARYQVTVGGNHYTAVAYYHHAIALDPSQGASYNQLAALVGNRNEQLDAAYYYQRSVTSSQPFSGSLSNLTRIYEKNQNRLETIERKLETTTEQDIREFTRDLLLVRFLRLQQMLQPTEKSVLSSINEKELEKLCRAINSSLEDCLDHDLALLASTATVTVMAALRSDIHSSTNQEQYEVHESIPHDVMLKMCALAVLASHTLRSLGSTFTTSATSFALSVFSQLLHYAHRRLTLLLTTAVALATPAGQTAPPLDQYLDQGDSMVEILQKVKFDVSQVTASSAATEVAKGATDISKQKQAKTKQQAEEKKMVEKKKKRLRKVLTRRRRRRGGDKNDSSEEECEVLSSSDDESTASDDDTLSMDLSNTLGEDDLEMLERLSDCSSSEDEGTKDKLPSLEKTPPNTSQPLAAGGMSPASVQKKAKRQIILAANFSNAPRPKLEEAKTESELPHTASGSLVPSSHAIDSSVKQDPTTSVDNGLLYLMEKTGHQSIVYSVCCLVAEESYLMSLRVFMEWVQSYPIAVATSTQGLSGIWSHLASLINFLPSEDELSCLDDSAKIDEQFTNFALLEDIALRGFPPLVGYQASLVYNSHSELTSTKQAAQRVRYCTTFGRFVADLRTVPSFSWDLLTNKFIGAAQKQQIDEKRAKEKELEQEKQAQLQRSKLMNAMAQQKLQHEVATLEVSAKKQATFFTPYLVPDAHSLCTGLHLVKKLLTSEKFIFVIAKSTIEELDSMKKGRDNYAAREVIKFLEREFKDGHKFIRAQQPEESISPSAKKSSKMDIDIWHLDRLIDCAVYYNQSFSESGQDKTAVTLLLHKKLLKTVEDPGPTDSDQLMQVVHSAWQHGVELDSVMNFHSKWQKKESTKRK
- the LOC135339006 gene encoding nonsense-mediated mRNA decay factor SMG5-like isoform X2, whose amino-acid sequence is MADLYYGILILEADIVWLIAVDGVSPLCTSYRNHLEMCIDYYCTLLEKLEERTGVGPNNTDAADFKTAGLKWLKDVYYQCFIHLGDLARYQVTVGGNHYTAVAYYHHAIALDPSQGASYNQLAALVGNRNEQLDAAYYYQRSVTSSQPFSGSLSNLTRIYEKNQNRLETIERKLETTTEQDIREFTRDLLLVRFLRLQQMLQPTEKSVLSSINEKELEKLCRAINSSLEDCLDHDLALLASTATVTVMAALRSDIHSSTNQEQYEVHESIPHDVMLKMCALAVLASHTLRSLGSTFTTSATSFALSVFSQLLHYAHRRLTLLLTTAVALATPAGQTAPPLDQYLDQGDSMVEILQKVKFDVSQVTASSAATEVAKGATDISKQKQAKTKQQAEEKKMVEKKKKRLRKVLTRRRRRRGGDKNDSSEEECEVLSSSDDESTASDDDTLSMDLSNTLGEDDLEMLERLSDCSSSEDEGTKDKLPSLEKTPPNTSQPLAAGGMSPASVQKKAKRQIILAANFSNAPRPKLEEAKTESELPHTASGSLVPSSHAIDSSVKQDPTTSVDNGLLYLMEKTGHQSIVYSVCCLVAEESYLMSLRVFMEWVQSYPIAVATSTQGLSGIWSHLASLINFLPSEDELSCLDDSAKIDEQFTNFALLEDIALRGFPPLVGYQASLVYNSHSELTSTKQAAQRVRYCTTFGRFVADLRTVPSFSWDLLTNKFIGAAQKQQIDEKRAKEKELEQEKQAQLQRSKLMNAMAQQKLQHEVATLEVSAKKQATFFTPYLVPDAHSLCTGLHLVKKLLTSEKFIFVIAKSTIEELDSMKKGRDNYAAREVIKFLEREFKDGHKFIRAQQPEESISPSAKKSSKMDIDIWHLDRLIDCAVYYNQSFSESGQDKTAVTLLLHKKLLKTVEDPGPTDSDQLMQVVHSAWQHGVELDSVMNFHSKWQKKESTKRK